In Streptantibioticus cattleyicolor NRRL 8057 = DSM 46488, a genomic segment contains:
- a CDS encoding helix-turn-helix domain-containing protein, with the protein MPDALDDRAGIGRRIAQARKTRGLTQTELARRIPCSKSLIAQVETGHKPASPSLTAGAARALGIRLEQLTGQPYDDARQGRVHDTIPHIRRSLLSWDLPGEDLPARPFDDLAADVARASQLGRKARYMQLGQMLPSLLDELCTACHAADGREQQRLFGLLSEAYTGVTAIAYALGEFDLRSLGMDRVQWAAQMSGDPLRVARTQWQRSTLFLQAAAYDRGMRLLDRLRGDLGDDIARMEPAMLSVYGAVHLRSAMFAARASNAQAARDHIAAARDTARVLGADANHYGLEFGPTNVDIHALGMAVELYDGAGVARLAESTRLPPDIAPVRAGRWYMDLAKGWLDYGQRDRAVAAIAAARKVSPEQARNHPQVRETVRTLIELERYRKDSLVGLAHWLGIM; encoded by the coding sequence ATGCCGGATGCCCTGGATGATCGGGCGGGGATCGGGCGGCGCATCGCGCAGGCCCGCAAGACACGGGGGCTGACACAGACCGAGCTAGCTCGGCGTATCCCTTGCTCGAAGTCCCTCATTGCCCAGGTCGAAACAGGCCACAAGCCAGCCAGCCCCTCACTCACCGCCGGGGCTGCTCGCGCCCTCGGCATCCGCCTGGAACAACTCACCGGGCAGCCCTATGACGACGCACGACAAGGCCGCGTCCACGACACCATCCCGCACATCCGCCGATCCCTGCTCTCCTGGGACCTTCCCGGCGAGGACTTGCCCGCCCGTCCGTTCGACGACCTCGCCGCCGACGTAGCCAGGGCCTCGCAGCTCGGTCGCAAGGCGCGATACATGCAACTCGGGCAAATGCTGCCGTCGCTGCTCGACGAACTGTGCACTGCCTGCCACGCCGCTGACGGCCGCGAGCAGCAACGGCTGTTCGGGCTTTTGTCGGAGGCGTACACCGGAGTCACCGCGATCGCCTATGCGTTGGGCGAGTTCGACCTTCGGTCGTTGGGCATGGACCGGGTGCAATGGGCCGCCCAAATGTCTGGTGATCCGCTGCGCGTGGCGCGTACCCAGTGGCAGCGGTCCACGCTGTTCTTGCAGGCCGCCGCCTACGACCGCGGTATGCGGCTGCTCGATCGGCTCCGCGGCGACCTCGGCGACGACATCGCACGTATGGAACCGGCGATGCTCTCGGTGTACGGCGCCGTACACCTGCGGTCGGCCATGTTCGCGGCCCGCGCTTCCAACGCCCAGGCCGCGCGGGACCACATCGCTGCGGCGCGCGATACCGCCCGAGTGTTGGGCGCTGACGCGAACCACTATGGGCTGGAGTTCGGGCCAACGAACGTGGACATCCACGCCTTGGGCATGGCAGTGGAGTTGTACGACGGGGCCGGGGTCGCTCGCTTGGCGGAGTCGACTCGGCTGCCGCCGGATATCGCGCCAGTGCGGGCAGGGCGTTGGTACATGGATCTTGCCAAGGGGTGGCTGGACTACGGCCAGCGTGACAGAGCCGTTGCGGCGATTGCGGCGGCCCGGAAGGTGTCGCCGGAGCAGGCGCGGAATCATCCCCAGGTACGGGAAACGGTGCGCACGCTCATTGAGTTGGAGAGGTACCGGAAGGATTCGCTGGTCGGGCTGGCTCACTGGCTGGGTATCATGTGA
- a CDS encoding recombinase family protein → MRSPQPTLAFVYDRCCTSDTTELERRLKACGEYVVAQGWGFGGWWRDTGDQALVNDHRPAFDTLLRTMRAAEGCQRVCLVYDWHRLSHDLGKRTILVRRLLGLGATVETCFGERMTPDGRHEPLGSLSGMPLT, encoded by the coding sequence TTGAGGAGCCCTCAGCCCACTCTCGCGTTCGTCTACGACCGATGCTGCACCTCGGACACGACGGAGCTGGAGCGTCGCCTGAAAGCGTGCGGTGAGTACGTCGTCGCGCAGGGCTGGGGCTTCGGCGGCTGGTGGCGCGACACCGGCGACCAGGCCCTGGTCAACGACCACCGACCCGCATTCGACACCCTGCTGCGCACGATGCGCGCCGCGGAAGGCTGCCAGCGGGTGTGCCTGGTCTACGACTGGCACCGCCTCAGCCACGACCTCGGCAAGCGGACCATCCTGGTCCGCCGTCTGCTCGGGCTCGGTGCCACGGTCGAGACGTGCTTCGGCGAACGGATGACCCCCGACGGCCGCCACGAGCCGCTCGGCTCCCTGTCCGGCATGCCGCTGACATGA
- a CDS encoding phosphotransferase family protein, with amino-acid sequence MDEVEVVVAHSERATLRVGDVFLKVDADQARIDTEVEAMALVPVPTPEVLWRKPPVLAISAVRGTALGRLGEPSTASPAAWAAAGATVRRVHDAPLPPWPGRAGRGVEELAANLDGECEWLAANGVLPAELVTRNRQVAQAAFRPWAPVFTHGDLQIAHVFVDGDEVTGIIDWSEAGQGDALYDLATLTLGHEEHLGDVVAGYGTDVDLDVIRAWWSLRSLLGVRWLIEHGFDPSAPGCEVDVLKSRM; translated from the coding sequence ATGGATGAGGTCGAGGTCGTCGTCGCCCATTCCGAGCGGGCGACTCTGCGCGTCGGTGATGTGTTCCTGAAGGTGGACGCGGATCAGGCGCGTATCGATACCGAGGTCGAGGCGATGGCGTTGGTGCCGGTCCCGACGCCGGAGGTTCTGTGGCGCAAGCCGCCGGTGCTCGCGATCTCCGCGGTGAGGGGGACGGCGCTGGGTCGCCTCGGTGAGCCGTCGACCGCGTCCCCGGCGGCGTGGGCCGCGGCGGGTGCCACCGTCCGGAGGGTGCACGACGCACCGTTGCCGCCGTGGCCCGGGCGGGCCGGCCGGGGTGTTGAGGAGTTGGCGGCGAATCTCGACGGTGAGTGTGAGTGGCTGGCGGCCAACGGCGTCCTGCCCGCCGAGTTGGTCACCCGGAACCGCCAGGTCGCCCAGGCGGCGTTCCGGCCGTGGGCTCCGGTGTTCACGCACGGCGACTTGCAGATCGCTCACGTGTTCGTCGACGGTGACGAGGTCACGGGCATCATCGACTGGTCCGAGGCGGGTCAGGGCGATGCCCTGTACGACCTCGCCACCTTGACGCTGGGACACGAGGAGCACCTCGGCGATGTCGTCGCCGGTTACGGCACCGACGTCGACCTCGACGTGATCCGCGCGTGGTGGTCGTTGCGAAGCCTGCTGGGGGTTCGCTGGCTGATCGAGCACGGCTTCGACCCGTCCGCTCCGGGATGTGAGGTCGACGTGCTGAAATCCCGGATGTGA
- a CDS encoding ATP-binding protein, whose product MKPESPPEVMTGPAALAEQRYVLRLLADPALFATVRQLITSHLGLWGHPTLADTAAMCVTEILANVHRHVESPECELVLESTPNTVLAAVSDYSPALPVLRAAPDSLSESGRGLFLISTLADAWGATPTDTGKRVWVLLREPPFPFRPFSPCL is encoded by the coding sequence ATGAAGCCGGAATCTCCACCCGAGGTGATGACAGGGCCCGCCGCCCTCGCCGAACAGCGCTACGTCCTGCGCCTGTTGGCGGACCCGGCCCTCTTCGCCACGGTCCGTCAACTCATCACGTCCCACCTGGGCCTCTGGGGTCACCCCACCCTCGCGGACACCGCCGCCATGTGCGTCACGGAGATACTGGCCAACGTCCACCGGCACGTCGAGAGCCCCGAATGCGAACTCGTGCTCGAATCGACGCCCAACACCGTTCTCGCCGCCGTCTCCGACTATTCTCCCGCCCTCCCCGTCCTCCGCGCCGCCCCCGACTCCCTCTCCGAATCCGGCCGCGGCCTCTTCCTCATCTCCACCCTCGCCGACGCCTGGGGTGCCACCCCCACCGACACCGGCAAACGCGTCTGGGTCCTCCTCCGCGAACCCCCTTTCCCTTTCCGCCCCTTCTCCCCCTGCCTCTAA
- a CDS encoding IS5/IS1182 family transposase, with translation MSGVITASEPSWIAPFTGLSPRQFGKLITALRREGVDPVRKGRPWSLPLEDRVLLIAAYWRTNLTLRQLAPLFGVSKSAADRIIDHLGPALALQQRKRFRKDTVLIVDGTLVPTRDHTIAEQSKNYRYSTNHQVVIDADTRLVVAVGRPVAGNRNDCKAWELSGAKDAVGKTTVIADGGYRGTGLVIPHRREKGQTELPEWKEEHNASHRKVRARVEHVFARMKGWKILRDCRLKGDGVQHAMLGIARLHNLVLAG, from the coding sequence GTGTCTGGTGTGATCACGGCGTCTGAGCCCTCCTGGATAGCCCCGTTCACTGGGCTGAGCCCGCGCCAGTTCGGCAAGCTGATCACCGCGCTCCGGCGTGAGGGTGTGGACCCGGTGCGCAAGGGTCGGCCATGGAGCCTGCCGCTGGAGGACCGCGTGCTCCTGATCGCCGCGTACTGGCGGACGAACCTGACCCTGCGCCAACTGGCCCCGCTGTTCGGGGTGTCCAAGTCGGCGGCCGACCGCATCATCGACCACCTCGGGCCCGCGCTCGCGCTCCAGCAGCGCAAGCGGTTCCGCAAGGACACCGTGCTCATCGTGGACGGCACCCTCGTTCCCACCCGTGACCACACCATCGCCGAGCAGTCCAAGAACTACCGGTACTCCACCAACCACCAGGTCGTCATCGACGCCGACACCCGGCTCGTCGTCGCGGTCGGCCGACCAGTCGCAGGCAACCGCAACGACTGCAAGGCGTGGGAGCTGTCCGGCGCGAAAGACGCCGTCGGCAAGACCACGGTCATCGCAGATGGCGGCTACCGGGGCACCGGCCTGGTCATCCCGCACCGCCGCGAGAAGGGCCAGACCGAACTCCCGGAATGGAAGGAGGAGCACAACGCCTCCCACCGCAAAGTCCGCGCCCGTGTAGAGCACGTCTTCGCCCGGATGAAGGGCTGGAAGATCCTTCGCGACTGCCGGCTGAAGGGCGACGGCGTCCAGCACGCCATGCTCGGCATCGCCCGCCTGCACAACCTCGTCCTTGCCGGGTGA
- a CDS encoding helix-turn-helix domain-containing protein, with protein MANVEGSDNMRMYGALVRHLRTRQKISLERLAAHCGYSKSLVAAIETGIRMPSMYFIRKAAEILGEDALLMELAEHLSRDTYPHWFLDYLDLERRARAIHSYQAHVLPGLLQTEETARAVLSAYRPVIDDKDIEERVAGRMARQTIFDRKPTPVLSFVLELITITRPIGGPEVHRAQLERLLFDAQRRNVEIQIMPPDRETHSALDGPFTLIETYDNRRLAYVEGQHGSRLIEDPLTVSDMDARYGIIRAQAFSPEESLRLIEQVAKEL; from the coding sequence ATGGCGAATGTAGAAGGTTCCGACAACATGCGGATGTACGGGGCCCTCGTGCGTCACCTGCGCACCAGGCAGAAGATCTCACTGGAACGTCTCGCCGCCCACTGCGGCTACTCCAAGTCTCTCGTCGCCGCGATCGAGACCGGGATCCGCATGCCCAGCATGTATTTCATCCGCAAGGCCGCCGAAATCCTCGGCGAAGACGCGCTGCTCATGGAGCTGGCCGAGCATCTGTCGCGGGACACCTACCCGCACTGGTTCCTGGACTACCTTGATCTGGAACGCCGTGCTCGCGCCATCCATTCGTACCAGGCCCACGTGCTTCCGGGTCTGCTGCAGACCGAAGAGACCGCGCGTGCGGTCCTGTCCGCCTACCGGCCGGTCATCGACGACAAGGACATCGAGGAACGAGTCGCCGGTCGCATGGCCCGGCAAACGATCTTCGACCGCAAGCCGACCCCGGTCCTGAGCTTCGTGCTCGAACTGATCACCATCACTCGGCCCATTGGCGGGCCCGAAGTCCATCGGGCGCAACTGGAACGGTTGTTGTTCGATGCGCAGCGACGAAATGTCGAGATCCAGATCATGCCGCCGGATCGGGAGACGCACTCCGCGCTCGACGGCCCCTTCACGCTGATCGAGACCTACGACAACCGTCGCCTCGCCTACGTCGAAGGTCAGCACGGCAGCCGTCTCATCGAAGATCCGCTGACCGTCAGCGACATGGACGCACGGTATGGGATCATCCGCGCACAGGCTTTCAGTCCCGAAGAGTCCTTGCGTCTCATCGAACAGGTGGCAAAGGAACTATGA
- a CDS encoding DUF397 domain-containing protein has product MSTDLVWFKSSYSGNQGGNCVEIALDWRKSSYSGNQGGDCVEVASCPSVVHVRDSKDKSGPTLTFAPEEWSAFVAFAADVTVE; this is encoded by the coding sequence ATGAGCACTGACCTCGTGTGGTTCAAGTCCAGCTACAGCGGCAACCAGGGCGGCAACTGCGTCGAAATCGCCCTGGACTGGCGGAAGTCGAGCTACAGCGGCAACCAGGGCGGGGACTGCGTCGAGGTGGCCTCCTGCCCCTCCGTGGTGCATGTGCGGGACTCGAAGGACAAGAGTGGGCCGACGTTGACGTTCGCGCCGGAGGAGTGGTCGGCGTTCGTGGCGTTCGCGGCCGACGTGACGGTAGAGTAA
- a CDS encoding helix-turn-helix domain-containing protein, whose protein sequence is MFRHAIAPARFFSQTPNDLIRHPRLTGCAVRLLQWALSLPEGSRETITSIAEKMPEGRTTVRNARRQLEAEGYLHTRRRQDPVTGRWTTQVLVSNVPLREPEAVEAAFGQVAPGDRGPTVGAPAVRAVGTSTKVEKNEEKTPNPPDREADQDVPPERGRAAALLARLGEREPRLRLGAPEAVRLAPLAAAVLAGGVPESVLGETLAAGLPPVVHAPAAFLTHRLKAKLTHEGEERPRRLPCGPLPECEACRDPLPRGSSAGRCRRCTAAGGYRSVAWPLHASSLRS, encoded by the coding sequence ATGTTCAGGCATGCTATCGCGCCTGCGCGTTTCTTCTCGCAGACGCCGAACGACCTCATTCGTCATCCACGGTTGACCGGGTGTGCGGTCCGGTTGCTTCAGTGGGCGTTGTCGTTGCCGGAGGGGTCCCGCGAGACGATCACGTCGATCGCGGAGAAGATGCCGGAGGGGCGGACGACGGTCCGTAATGCCCGGCGTCAGTTGGAGGCGGAGGGGTATCTGCACACGCGGCGCCGTCAGGATCCGGTGACGGGGCGGTGGACGACCCAAGTGCTCGTCAGCAACGTGCCGTTGCGGGAGCCGGAGGCGGTCGAGGCCGCGTTCGGGCAGGTGGCGCCGGGTGACCGTGGGCCGACGGTCGGTGCGCCGGCCGTTCGCGCCGTCGGCACGTCCACCAAGGTGGAGAAGAACGAGGAGAAGACCCCCAACCCGCCCGACCGGGAGGCCGACCAGGACGTCCCGCCTGAGCGCGGGCGGGCCGCCGCGTTGCTGGCGCGGCTCGGTGAGCGTGAGCCCCGGTTGCGGCTGGGGGCGCCGGAAGCGGTGCGGTTGGCGCCGTTGGCGGCGGCCGTGTTGGCCGGGGGAGTGCCGGAGAGTGTGTTGGGGGAGACGTTGGCGGCCGGGTTGCCGCCGGTGGTGCATGCCCCGGCCGCGTTCCTTACGCACCGATTGAAGGCCAAACTTACTCATGAGGGTGAGGAACGTCCCCGACGGTTGCCGTGCGGGCCGTTGCCGGAGTGTGAGGCGTGCCGGGATCCGTTGCCACGCGGGTCGTCGGCCGGGCGGTGTCGGCGGTGTACGGCGGCGGGCGGATACCGCTCAGTAGCATGGCCGCTTCATGCATCGTCGCTACGGAGCTAG
- a CDS encoding Pr6Pr family membrane protein — protein MPDERAAVTDGRRIAFRGAACAAGVAGLVGTTAQSLSQPGPAEFWIYFTFQSNLLLAVFFGVLVGREVRGAGEPGPFLRGAKGAVTLYILITGLVFNLLLANPASPFYTVQKDSHYLWYSVLLHVVAPVMALLDWLMFGPRGSLRWRHAAMWLAYPLAYLAFALIRGAVVTTGTLYPYPFLDVAKSGYGQVTVNCCALAVAFWLLGVGLVALDRRAAGRGGDEVAVAEDVPAPTAVSRRR, from the coding sequence ATGCCGGATGAGCGAGCGGCCGTGACCGATGGCAGACGGATCGCGTTCCGGGGGGCGGCGTGTGCCGCGGGTGTGGCGGGGCTGGTGGGGACGACGGCGCAGAGCCTGAGTCAGCCGGGGCCGGCGGAGTTCTGGATCTACTTCACGTTCCAGAGCAACCTGTTGCTGGCGGTGTTCTTCGGGGTGCTCGTCGGGCGTGAGGTGCGCGGGGCGGGGGAGCCGGGGCCGTTCCTGCGCGGGGCGAAGGGCGCGGTGACGCTGTACATCCTGATCACCGGGTTGGTGTTCAACCTGTTGCTGGCGAATCCGGCGAGCCCGTTCTACACCGTGCAGAAGGATTCGCACTATTTGTGGTACAGCGTGCTGCTGCATGTGGTGGCGCCGGTGATGGCGTTGCTGGACTGGTTGATGTTCGGGCCGCGCGGGAGCCTGCGGTGGCGGCATGCGGCGATGTGGCTGGCGTACCCGTTGGCGTATCTGGCGTTCGCGCTGATCAGGGGCGCGGTGGTGACGACGGGGACGTTGTACCCGTACCCGTTCCTCGACGTGGCGAAGTCGGGGTACGGGCAGGTGACGGTGAACTGCTGCGCGCTGGCGGTGGCGTTCTGGCTGCTGGGCGTCGGGCTGGTGGCGCTGGACCGGCGGGCGGCGGGGCGGGGCGGGGACGAGGTGGCGGTGGCCGAGGACGTCCCCGCGCCGACGGCGGTCAGTCGGCGGCGTTGA
- a CDS encoding nuclear transport factor 2 family protein, producing the protein MSDTAETRAVVEEFFRRVRDGEPETVGDLFAERIDWYIYGSDAVPWVGRRTTREEAGQFYTELRGHLETKHFTCRHIVADGVHAVALGDMEQLVKSTGKIFASPFAFHFVVENGLITRYLAFEDSLALARAFNAAD; encoded by the coding sequence ATGAGCGACACCGCCGAGACCCGCGCCGTCGTCGAGGAGTTCTTCCGCCGCGTCCGCGACGGCGAACCGGAGACCGTGGGCGACCTGTTCGCCGAGCGGATCGACTGGTACATCTACGGCTCCGACGCGGTGCCCTGGGTCGGCAGGCGCACCACCCGCGAGGAGGCCGGGCAGTTCTACACGGAGCTGCGTGGACACCTGGAGACCAAGCACTTCACCTGCCGCCACATCGTGGCCGACGGCGTCCACGCGGTGGCCCTCGGCGACATGGAACAGCTCGTCAAGTCCACCGGCAAGATCTTCGCCTCGCCGTTCGCCTTCCACTTCGTGGTCGAGAACGGCCTGATCACGCGCTATCTGGCGTTCGAGGACAGCCTCGCCCTGGCCCGCGCGTTCAACGCCGCCGACTGA